The Clostridia bacterium genome window below encodes:
- the atpE gene encoding ATP synthase F0 subunit C, with amino-acid sequence MNELLAKAIVLGASAIGAGLAMFAGIGPGIGQGFAAGKACEAVGRQPEAKGDVTSTMLFGCAVAESTGIYSLVVAIILLFANPLVGLL; translated from the coding sequence ATGAACGAATTATTAGCAAAAGCAATCGTATTAGGAGCATCAGCAATTGGTGCAGGTCTTGCAATGTTTGCAGGTATAGGGCCTGGTATCGGTCAGGGGTTTGCCGCAGGTAAAGCGTGTGAAGCAGTAGGCAGACAGCCTGAAGCAAAAGGGGATGTTACATCTACAATGCTTTTTGGTTGTGCAGTAGCAGAATCAACAGGTATTTACAGCCTTGTTGTAGCAATTATTCTTTTATTTGCTAACCCTCTTGTTGGACTATTATAA
- a CDS encoding F0F1 ATP synthase subunit A: protein MNGPKIIFRIPIFGGIPVTETIVNCWIVMAVVIVISIWLGYGLKIRPESKKQIVAEKLVGMLYNLVEETMGKKFSSFAPYIGALFTMSITGSLSSLFGLRPYTADLSTTLSWAVLTSVMVWVFSIKANGFKGWLKGFAEPVPFILPINIIGEIANPISMSFRHFGNIATGMVITSLVYGGLATLSQTVLSFIPNTFINSIPIFQLGIPALLSIYFDLFGSFLQAFIICMLTMVNLSNTSSD, encoded by the coding sequence ATGAATGGGCCGAAAATAATATTTAGAATTCCCATATTCGGAGGAATCCCTGTTACAGAAACTATTGTTAACTGCTGGATAGTTATGGCAGTTGTTATAGTCATAAGTATCTGGCTTGGATATGGGCTTAAAATAAGGCCTGAAAGCAAAAAGCAGATTGTTGCAGAGAAACTTGTCGGTATGCTCTATAATCTTGTGGAAGAAACTATGGGGAAGAAATTTTCTTCCTTTGCACCTTATATAGGAGCGCTTTTTACCATGTCGATTACAGGCAGCCTTTCAAGTCTTTTCGGGTTAAGACCGTACACAGCAGACCTTAGCACAACCCTATCCTGGGCAGTGCTGACATCTGTTATGGTCTGGGTATTCTCTATTAAAGCAAATGGCTTTAAAGGGTGGCTTAAAGGATTTGCCGAGCCTGTGCCTTTTATTCTTCCGATAAATATTATAGGGGAAATAGCAAACCCTATTTCAATGTCATTTCGTCATTTCGGGAATATTGCAACAGGTATGGTAATAACCTCTTTGGTATATGGAGGTTTGGCAACACTCAGTCAGACAGTCTTAAGTTTTATACCAAACACATTTATAAACAGTATACCTATCTTCCAGTTAGGTATACCTGCACTTTTGTCCATTTATTTTGATTTATTCGGAAGTTTTCTTCAGGCATTTATTATATGTATGCTTACTATGGTAAATCTTTCGAATACATCATCAGATTAA
- a CDS encoding AtpZ/AtpI family protein, whose amino-acid sequence MPLLKSSMGNNKKIGKALVSFTQVGLTVISPIIACLIIGRALTTHFGCPNYVLVISIVIGAVSGFISMIKFLLKVTK is encoded by the coding sequence ATGCCATTATTGAAAAGTTCAATGGGTAATAATAAAAAAATAGGTAAGGCACTTGTTAGTTTTACTCAGGTGGGGTTAACGGTTATTTCTCCTATTATTGCCTGTCTTATTATAGGCAGAGCATTAACCACACATTTTGGGTGTCCCAACTATGTTTTAGTAATTTCCATAGTTATTGGTGCTGTATCAGGCTTTATAAGTATGATAAAATTTTTATTAAAAGTTACAAAATAA
- the wecB gene encoding UDP-N-acetylglucosamine 2-epimerase (non-hydrolyzing), which produces MKKIKVMTVFGTRPEAIKMAPLVKEIESREELESIVAVTAQHRQMLDQVLEIFDIKPDYDLNIMKDRQTLTDITLRAIKGLDDVIKEAEPDIVLVHGDTSTTFAGALAAFYNQVSVGHVEAGLRTYDKYSPFPEEMNRKLTGAISDMHFAPTVNNKNNLIKEAVKEEDIYITGNTVIDALKTTVKEDYVFETEAINKVDFSKKVIVVTAHRRENLGEPLENICSALCKIAKEYLGEVEIIYPMHLNPLVRETANKYLKDVKNVHLIDPVDVCELHNLMNKSYMIMTDSGGLQEEAPSLGKPVLVLRNETERPEAVEAGTVKIAGVIEENIISMAKDLLDNKESYDKMAKAVNPYGDGFASMRICDAIIEKFNG; this is translated from the coding sequence ATGAAGAAAATTAAAGTTATGACAGTATTCGGAACAAGACCGGAAGCAATTAAAATGGCTCCGCTTGTAAAGGAAATAGAATCAAGAGAAGAGTTAGAAAGCATTGTTGCAGTTACTGCACAGCACAGGCAGATGCTTGACCAGGTTCTTGAAATATTTGATATTAAGCCAGATTATGATTTAAATATAATGAAAGACAGGCAGACTCTTACAGATATAACCCTAAGAGCAATAAAAGGGTTAGACGATGTTATAAAAGAGGCAGAGCCTGATATAGTTCTTGTTCACGGGGATACTTCTACAACTTTTGCAGGTGCACTTGCCGCATTTTACAATCAGGTTAGCGTAGGGCATGTTGAAGCAGGGCTTAGAACATATGATAAATATTCTCCGTTCCCAGAGGAAATGAACAGAAAACTTACAGGTGCAATTTCAGATATGCATTTTGCTCCTACTGTAAATAATAAAAATAATCTTATAAAAGAAGCAGTAAAAGAAGAAGATATTTATATTACAGGTAACACTGTAATTGATGCGCTTAAAACAACAGTTAAAGAAGACTACGTTTTTGAAACAGAAGCAATAAACAAAGTTGACTTTTCTAAAAAAGTAATTGTTGTTACAGCCCACAGAAGAGAAAATTTAGGCGAACCTCTTGAAAACATCTGTTCTGCTCTTTGTAAAATTGCAAAAGAATATTTAGGTGAAGTTGAAATTATATATCCTATGCATCTTAACCCTCTTGTAAGAGAAACAGCAAATAAATATTTAAAAGATGTTAAAAATGTTCACTTAATCGACCCTGTTGACGTTTGCGAACTTCATAATCTTATGAATAAATCATATATGATTATGACAGATTCAGGCGGACTTCAGGAAGAAGCACCATCACTTGGAAAACCTGTATTAGTTTTAAGAAACGAAACAGAAAGACCTGAAGCAGTAGAAGCGGGTACTGTTAAAATTGCAGGGGTTATCGAGGAAAATATAATTTCTATGGCAAAAGACCTTCTTGATAATAAAGAAAGTTATGATAAAATGGCAAAAGCAGTTAACCCGTATGGCGACGGTTTTGCGTCAATGAGAATTTGTGATGCCATTATTGAAAAGTTCAATGGGTAA
- a CDS encoding ATP synthase subunit I: MIEKNLLKEVGKMAIGLVIMCVITAVSFLVLGYFSYQVIFGLCLGYLVCMLNYSFLAYCVGKAVEKDVNKAKAYISGTYGLRMILIAVTIIVAIRNPKYFNYIATAIPFLFPRIIITLTNMFKKKEDAKE; this comes from the coding sequence ATGATTGAAAAAAATTTGCTTAAAGAAGTAGGGAAAATGGCAATAGGACTTGTCATAATGTGCGTTATAACTGCCGTTTCGTTTTTAGTTTTGGGTTATTTTTCCTATCAGGTTATATTCGGCCTGTGTTTAGGATATTTGGTATGTATGCTAAACTACTCTTTTCTTGCATACTGTGTCGGAAAAGCAGTAGAAAAAGATGTTAATAAAGCGAAAGCCTATATATCCGGTACCTACGGGTTAAGGATGATTTTAATAGCAGTAACAATCATTGTTGCAATAAGAAATCCAAAGTATTTTAATTATATTGCAACTGCAATTCCATTTCTCTTTCCAAGAATTATAATTACACTTACTAATATGTTTAAGAAGAAGGAGGATGCCAAAGAATGA
- the atpF gene encoding F0F1 ATP synthase subunit B, with amino-acid sequence MDEFLSFVTIDVWTMIMTWGNLLILFLLMKKFLFVPVKKVIDARQKEIEKNISDAENLKKDALNMKDEYAEKLAQAKKEADNIIKSATKTAQLREEEIIKDANNKASDIIKKADKQIENSKKEALNELKEEVSAIATSIAEKIIEKDINEKDHERLIEEFIDNMGGL; translated from the coding sequence ATGGATGAATTTTTATCCTTTGTAACCATAGATGTCTGGACAATGATTATGACATGGGGCAACCTGCTTATACTTTTTCTTCTTATGAAGAAATTTCTTTTTGTGCCTGTTAAAAAAGTTATTGATGCAAGGCAAAAAGAGATAGAAAAAAACATTTCGGATGCAGAGAATTTAAAAAAAGATGCACTGAATATGAAGGATGAGTATGCCGAAAAATTAGCACAGGCGAAAAAAGAAGCAGATAATATTATAAAATCTGCCACAAAAACTGCCCAGCTTCGCGAAGAAGAAATAATAAAAGATGCAAATAATAAAGCATCGGATATTATAAAAAAGGCAGATAAGCAGATTGAAAACAGTAAAAAGGAAGCCCTTAACGAATTAAAAGAAGAAGTGTCGGCAATCGCTACATCTATTGCAGAAAAAATAATTGAAAAAGATATAAACGAAAAAGACCATGAAAGACTTATCGAAGAGTTTATTGATAATATGGGTGGCTTATAA